From the genome of Methylocystis bryophila, one region includes:
- a CDS encoding sigma-54-dependent transcriptional regulator — protein sequence MMKQEAKAKVLVVEDVASISQVYRAFLERAGYAITTATSGSEGIEKIEKEAPAVVILDLNLPDMRGLETLQQFIARAGTVSVIVATSEGSIKVAVDAMRFGAYDFVVKPVSSERLVTSVRNALEHSTLKADLQMMRDNFSRDSFCGLIGKSFSMQAVYRTIEAVAASDATVFITGESGTGKELAAEAVHKLGRRSAKPFVAINCGAIPRELISSELFGHLKGSFTGAVADRPGAVKQADGGTLFLDEICEMQLDLQPELLRFLQTGTFRPVGASRTEKVDVRIVSATNRDPLAEVSAGRFREDLYYRLHVVPLWMPPLRDRGDDIVEIATEFLARFSEREGKVSRVLSDEAARKLLAYDWPGNIRQLQNVIRNAIVMNDAPIIGASMLAIPDATRVEARPEGRPGTPVLSGVSALRSREEVAARGNADGVGVLDPERWKDPSDVMSLEVIERAAIERTVEICDGNISRAATYLGVSPSTIYRKRGLNK from the coding sequence ATGATGAAGCAAGAGGCCAAAGCAAAAGTGCTTGTTGTCGAAGACGTGGCTTCGATATCGCAGGTCTATCGCGCATTTCTCGAACGCGCGGGCTATGCGATCACGACAGCCACGAGCGGCTCCGAAGGCATCGAGAAGATCGAGAAAGAGGCCCCCGCCGTTGTCATCCTGGACCTCAACCTGCCCGACATGCGAGGGCTGGAGACCCTTCAGCAGTTCATAGCGCGTGCGGGTACGGTCAGCGTTATCGTCGCGACGTCGGAGGGATCGATCAAGGTTGCGGTCGACGCCATGCGCTTCGGCGCTTACGACTTCGTCGTAAAGCCGGTCAGCTCTGAAAGATTGGTGACGAGCGTTCGAAACGCGCTCGAACATTCGACGCTGAAGGCCGATCTGCAGATGATGCGAGACAATTTTTCTCGCGACTCCTTTTGCGGGCTCATCGGCAAATCCTTTTCGATGCAGGCTGTGTATCGCACGATAGAAGCGGTCGCGGCGTCCGACGCGACGGTGTTCATCACCGGCGAGAGCGGAACGGGCAAGGAGCTGGCCGCCGAGGCCGTCCACAAGTTGGGGCGACGCAGCGCCAAGCCTTTCGTCGCGATCAACTGCGGAGCCATTCCGCGCGAGTTGATCTCGAGCGAGCTCTTTGGCCATCTGAAAGGAAGCTTCACCGGGGCGGTCGCCGATCGGCCCGGCGCCGTGAAGCAGGCCGACGGCGGCACGCTTTTCCTTGACGAAATTTGTGAAATGCAGCTCGACCTGCAGCCGGAGCTCTTACGCTTCTTGCAGACGGGAACCTTCCGGCCCGTGGGCGCTTCGCGAACCGAAAAGGTTGATGTGCGGATCGTTAGCGCGACGAATCGCGATCCACTTGCGGAGGTCTCGGCCGGGCGCTTCCGGGAGGACCTCTACTATCGCCTGCATGTCGTTCCTCTCTGGATGCCTCCGTTGCGCGATCGCGGCGACGACATCGTCGAGATCGCAACGGAATTCCTTGCGCGCTTCTCGGAGCGTGAGGGAAAGGTCTCGCGAGTCCTGTCGGATGAGGCGGCGCGAAAACTGCTCGCCTATGATTGGCCGGGCAACATAAGGCAATTGCAAAACGTCATCCGCAACGCGATCGTCATGAACGACGCCCCGATCATTGGCGCGTCGATGTTAGCCATTCCCGACGCCACCCGCGTCGAGGCGCGGCCCGAAGGCAGACCGGGGACGCCTGTTCTCTCGGGCGTTTCAGCCCTTCGATCGAGGGAAGAAGTCGCCGCCCGCGGCAACGCCGACGGAGTAGGGGTGCTCGACCCCGAAAGATGGAAAGACCCGTCGGACGTCATGTCATTGGAGGTGATCGAGCGCGCCGCCATCGAACGCACGGTGGAAATCTGCGACGGAAACATATCGCGTGCGGCAACCTACCTGGGCGTCAGTCCGTCGACGATCTACCGCAAGCGCGGACTGAATAAATAG
- a CDS encoding glycosyltransferase family 2 protein has translation MPKVSVIIPLYQSERYICETLRSVQAQTFTDFEIVVVDDGSSDRGPALAKDFDEPRLRVVHQENRGLAGARNGGIAHAKGQYLAFLDADDHWTPSKLERHVEQLDSDAEIGVSFSASALMDDDAKDMGLVQKPIGSMFDVISVFSRNPVGNGSAPVIRRETLDAIAFFDGERDRLCWFDESFRQSEDIECWTRIAATTDWKFGYVDAPLTRYRVNRHGLSANVETQLATWRRFRGKVALYAPDVEACAGKSAEAYQLHSLARRAIRSSQFAQGLKLATTAVKLEPRMLLVEPVRTLCTLAAGVAGVLLPAATVDKMARVAICCAGAIRI, from the coding sequence ATGCCCAAAGTTTCAGTCATCATTCCGCTCTATCAGAGCGAACGTTATATTTGCGAAACTCTCCGCTCTGTTCAGGCGCAGACATTTACGGATTTCGAGATCGTCGTCGTCGACGACGGCTCCAGCGATCGGGGCCCCGCGCTGGCCAAAGACTTCGATGAGCCGCGACTACGCGTCGTGCATCAGGAAAATCGCGGTCTCGCCGGAGCGCGCAATGGCGGAATCGCGCACGCAAAAGGACAATATCTCGCCTTCCTCGACGCCGATGACCATTGGACGCCGTCAAAACTGGAGCGCCACGTCGAGCAGCTCGATTCTGATGCCGAGATCGGGGTGAGCTTTAGCGCCTCGGCGCTCATGGACGACGACGCCAAGGACATGGGCCTCGTGCAAAAGCCGATTGGCTCGATGTTCGACGTCATCAGCGTCTTCTCCCGCAACCCGGTCGGCAACGGGTCAGCGCCGGTCATCAGGCGAGAGACGTTGGACGCGATCGCCTTCTTCGACGGGGAGCGCGATCGTCTTTGCTGGTTCGACGAAAGCTTCCGGCAGTCGGAGGACATCGAGTGCTGGACGCGGATCGCCGCGACAACGGATTGGAAGTTCGGCTATGTGGACGCTCCCTTGACGCGCTATCGCGTCAATCGGCATGGTCTGTCGGCTAACGTCGAAACGCAGCTCGCGACCTGGCGTCGATTTCGCGGCAAGGTCGCACTCTATGCCCCGGACGTCGAGGCGTGCGCGGGAAAGTCCGCGGAAGCCTATCAGTTGCACTCCCTGGCGCGCCGGGCCATCCGGTCGTCGCAGTTCGCTCAAGGGCTGAAGCTGGCGACGACGGCAGTCAAGCTGGAGCCGAGGATGCTTCTGGTTGAACCGGTGCGGACGCTGTGCACGCTCGCGGCAGGCGTAGCCGGAGTCCTGCTGCCTGCGGCCACCGTCGACAAAATGGCGCGCGTGGCGATCTGTTGCGCGGGAGCCATCAGGATTTGA
- a CDS encoding ATP-binding protein — protein MERAVHNGLALGLLWAALPLFFLADAGGGGRLLICVVMAGILCGAAFALASIPRAAFCFIGPVAIGTMIALARCGGKANILVAFLLCVYTLVLLKAVLSYAGLLKARVLTEIVRTKELTEASEAKSIFMANMSHEIRTPLNGVLGLAQLLERETLSPKQIEMVRRLREAGATLLSIVNDILDFSKLEAGEFRLDRRPFELGSILGHIGSLFGGSARAKGLKLVVEVAPQLNGVPIGDALRIEQVLMNLVGNAIKFTERGEVRLSVRATALEASRARLQFEVKDTGIGIALEHMSGLFKPFTQADAAITRRFGGTGLGLSISKSLVELMDGEIGASSVLGKGSTFWFEAVFDLSPVKAQARRTFLPSGTSASARLSGMRFLVADDSAMNREVVERLLTLEGARIVLAENGQEALDFLRSGREPVDAVLMDVQMPVMDGLTAIRAIRGALGLTGLPIIALTAGVLDEERHQVLDAGADDFVSKPIELEGLVDILLLRAKRAPVSEPAMISNCPDAFPVVAGLNTAWVEKTLGGDRDLFVSLLASFSEEFREAAPQVEECLARNDPEEAARRLHALRGGASYIGAEDLVAAAKALESAVLDRRSELEPLTAAFTKNHRLVINAIKSALAEIEPLGAVAGTAGGGSG, from the coding sequence GTGGAAAGGGCAGTCCATAATGGTCTTGCCTTGGGACTGCTTTGGGCCGCGCTTCCCTTGTTTTTCCTTGCGGACGCCGGAGGAGGGGGGCGGCTCCTCATTTGCGTTGTGATGGCCGGGATACTCTGCGGCGCCGCTTTCGCGCTCGCCAGCATTCCTCGCGCAGCCTTTTGTTTCATCGGGCCGGTGGCGATTGGCACGATGATCGCTCTCGCCCGCTGCGGCGGCAAGGCCAATATTTTGGTGGCCTTCCTACTCTGCGTTTACACGCTGGTGCTTCTCAAGGCCGTGCTGTCTTATGCCGGACTCCTCAAGGCGCGCGTCTTGACCGAGATCGTCCGCACGAAGGAGCTCACCGAGGCGAGCGAAGCGAAGAGCATTTTCATGGCGAATATGAGCCATGAGATCCGGACGCCTTTGAATGGCGTCCTCGGACTGGCTCAGCTACTCGAGCGAGAGACGCTCTCGCCCAAGCAAATCGAGATGGTGCGGCGGTTGCGCGAAGCCGGGGCGACCCTGCTGTCGATCGTTAACGATATTCTGGACTTCTCGAAGCTCGAAGCGGGAGAGTTTCGGCTTGACAGGAGGCCCTTCGAACTCGGTTCGATTCTGGGGCACATCGGCAGCTTGTTTGGCGGAAGCGCTCGCGCCAAGGGGCTCAAGCTCGTCGTCGAGGTTGCGCCCCAATTGAACGGCGTTCCCATCGGCGACGCGCTCCGAATCGAGCAAGTGCTCATGAATCTTGTTGGCAACGCCATAAAGTTCACGGAGCGGGGCGAGGTTCGGCTGTCCGTCCGCGCGACGGCGCTCGAGGCGTCGAGAGCGCGGCTCCAATTCGAGGTAAAAGACACCGGCATCGGCATCGCTCTCGAGCATATGTCCGGGCTTTTCAAGCCTTTCACGCAGGCCGACGCCGCAATTACACGGCGTTTCGGCGGCACTGGTCTTGGCTTGTCCATCAGCAAGAGCCTGGTCGAGTTGATGGACGGCGAGATCGGAGCTTCGAGCGTTCTTGGGAAGGGCAGCACATTTTGGTTCGAAGCGGTGTTTGATCTGTCGCCGGTGAAGGCGCAAGCGCGGCGAACATTCCTCCCGAGTGGGACGTCTGCATCCGCGCGCCTGTCCGGCATGCGCTTCCTCGTCGCGGACGACAGCGCGATGAACCGGGAGGTTGTGGAGCGCCTGCTCACACTGGAAGGCGCGCGCATCGTTCTGGCTGAGAATGGTCAGGAGGCGCTCGACTTCCTCAGGAGCGGGCGAGAGCCGGTCGACGCCGTTCTGATGGATGTCCAAATGCCGGTCATGGACGGATTGACGGCGATTCGAGCCATCCGCGGCGCTCTCGGTCTCACGGGCCTGCCAATTATCGCTTTGACGGCAGGGGTTCTCGATGAAGAGCGACACCAAGTCCTTGATGCGGGCGCAGATGATTTTGTCTCTAAACCGATCGAGCTGGAGGGCTTGGTCGACATTCTTCTCTTGCGGGCGAAGCGCGCGCCAGTTAGCGAGCCGGCTATGATATCCAATTGTCCAGATGCATTTCCCGTCGTCGCGGGGTTGAACACGGCATGGGTTGAAAAGACCCTGGGCGGCGATCGAGATCTCTTTGTCAGCTTGCTCGCCAGCTTCAGCGAAGAATTCCGCGAAGCTGCGCCGCAGGTGGAAGAATGTCTCGCACGCAACGACCCTGAGGAGGCCGCGCGCAGGCTCCATGCGCTGCGAGGCGGCGCGAGCTATATCGGCGCTGAAGATTTGGTTGCCGCGGCCAAGGCTTTGGAGAGCGCCGTTCTCGATCGGCGGTCCGAGCTGGAGCCTCTCACTGCCGCATTCACGAAGAACCACCGTCTCGTCATTAACGCCATAAAGTCGGCTCTCGCGGAAATCGAGCCTCTCGGAGCCGTCGCTGGCACTGCGGGAGGGGGAAGCGGGTAG